The proteins below come from a single Triticum aestivum cultivar Chinese Spring chromosome 5D, IWGSC CS RefSeq v2.1, whole genome shotgun sequence genomic window:
- the LOC123125873 gene encoding desmethyl-deoxy-podophyllotoxin synthase, translating to MEIFLSLCLVTVATVLVLWFLSSSNDKTKTKKRLPPGPWTLPIIGSLHHLVGQLPHRALAELSRRHGPLMYLKFGEVPTVVVSSAEAAALVMKTNDPTFADRGSGVALDIAGCGGKGIMLAPYSDRWRQMRKVCIVELLSAAQVRRMASIRVEEVAGLVRSLAASPAGSTVNLSEKLPVLANDIVARAAFGGKCAQQGEYLRELDDVMTLLGGFILADLFPTSKLVRWLGTGERRLRRSCGRIQRIIDDRRARRAADGPRSTDDEDLLDVLLRLQEEDSLTFPLTAEIIGAVIFDMFAAASETTGTTLEWAMSELMNNPKVMAKAQLEVQEVLGPERAAITNSDLGGLHYLRMVIMETLRLHPAGVIILRGAREDCEILG from the exons ATGGAGATTTTCTTAAGTTTGTGCTTAGTTACCGTAGCCACGGTGCTAGTCCTTTGGTTTCTTAGTTCTTCCAACGACAaaaccaagaccaagaagaggtTGCCTCCTGGACCATGGACCCTTCCGATCATCGGCAGCCTCCACCACCTCGTCGGCCAGCTCCCGCACCGAGCCCTGGCGGAGCTGTCTCGCCGGCACGGCCCGCTCATGTACCTCAAGTTCGGCGAGGTCCCCACCGTGGTGGTCTCCAGcgccgaggcggcggcgctggtcaTGAAGACCAACGACCCTACCTTCGCGGACCGGGGAAGCGGCGTCGCGCTGGACATCGCCGGCTGCGGCGGGAAGGGGATCATGCTGGCTCCCTACAGCGACCGTTGGCGGCAGATGCGGAAGGTCTGCATCGTGGAGCTTCTCAGCGCCGCCCAGGTGAGGCGCATGGCGTCCATcagggtggaggaggtggccggcctcgTCCGCTCCCTGGCCGCCTCGCCCGCTGGTAGCACCGTCAACCTCAGCGAGAAGTTGCCGGTGCTGGCGAACGACATCGTCGCGAGGGCCGCGTTCGGCGGGAAGTGCGCGCAGCAGGGCGAGTATCTCCGTGAGCTCGACGACGTGATGACGCTGCTGGGGGGCTTCATCCTCGCTGACCTCTTCCCGACGTCAAAGCTGGTGCGGTGGCTGGGCACCGGCGAGCGCCGCCTTAGGAGGAGCTGTGGCCGGATCCAGCGCATCATCGACGACCGCAGGGCGAGGCGTGCAGCCGACGGTCCCCGCAGCACCGATGACGAGGACCTGCTAGACGTGCTGCTCAGGTTGCAGGAAGAGGACTCGTTGACATTCCCTTTAACCGCCGAAATAATTGGCGCGGTCATCTTT GACATGTTTGCAGCTGCTAGTGAGACCACAGGAACGACGTTGGAGTGGGCAATGTCGGAGCTCATGAACAATCCCAAAGTCATGGCAAAGGCACAACTAGAGGTGCAGGAAGTGCTAGGTCCAGAACGAGCAGCCATCACAAACTCCGACCTCGGTGGACTCCACTACCTTCGGATGGTGATCATGGAGACCCTGAGGCTGCATCCTGCGGGTGTTATCATCCTCCGAGGGGCCAGAGAGGATTGTGAAATATTAGGTTAA